One window of Paenibacillus albicereus genomic DNA carries:
- a CDS encoding NAD(P)/FAD-dependent oxidoreductase, with amino-acid sequence MTTDRLIPHTNAEHDKQAHSAASPTPAALPRSRAVVIGGSMAGLLAANTLAAHYEEVVLLERDALPDHPANRPGTPQDRHPHRLQNLGKNILTELFPGWTDDLIAAGAYERGGKEMHFISPLGALNFPYEKDEGCSRPLLEWVIRCRVLEEPRIRLLQQREAASLLTETAGERLAVTGVRLKESRGSQGESPFDLEADLVVDASGRYSKLPAWLEQLGLGKPDKESLHARLAYSTRYYRISESLRDKYATVVIDGDPALS; translated from the coding sequence ATGACGACCGACCGCCTGATTCCCCATACCAACGCCGAGCACGACAAGCAGGCCCATTCCGCCGCAAGCCCGACTCCAGCCGCCCTTCCCCGTTCCCGAGCCGTCGTCATCGGAGGCAGCATGGCCGGCCTGCTTGCAGCCAATACCCTTGCCGCCCATTATGAAGAGGTCGTGCTCCTCGAGCGGGATGCGCTCCCCGATCATCCGGCGAATCGGCCGGGCACGCCTCAGGACCGGCATCCGCACCGGCTTCAGAATTTGGGCAAGAACATCCTCACCGAGCTGTTCCCCGGCTGGACCGACGACTTGATCGCGGCCGGAGCCTACGAGCGCGGGGGAAAGGAAATGCATTTCATCTCCCCGCTCGGAGCGTTGAACTTCCCTTACGAGAAGGACGAAGGCTGCTCCCGTCCCCTGCTGGAGTGGGTCATCCGCTGCCGCGTGCTGGAGGAGCCGCGCATCCGCCTGCTTCAACAGCGCGAAGCGGCCTCCCTGTTGACCGAGACAGCGGGCGAACGGCTCGCCGTCACCGGCGTGCGTCTCAAAGAATCCCGCGGAAGCCAAGGCGAATCTCCGTTCGATCTCGAAGCGGATCTGGTCGTCGACGCCTCCGGCCGCTACTCCAAGCTGCCCGCTTGGCTTGAACAGCTCGGACTTGGCAAGCCGGACAAGGAAAGCCTTCATGCACGTCTCGCCTACAGTACCCGGTATTACCGCATTTCCGAGTCTCTGCGCGACAAGTACGCCACGGTGGTGATCGACGGCGATCCAGCGCTCTCGTAA
- a CDS encoding TetR/AcrR family transcriptional regulator: protein MAPLNEDQLHAIRDERREQIIDAALGVFARRGPVLTKMSMIAAAAGISHGLLYHYFKSKDELFIALVREAMLGAGGGVEEMLGHPGTVIDKLRHFLHEAMSEEARLSFLLIHQARASEGVPEEAREIIKDYSMDWFASKLKPLFFEGQRTGEIAKDDADLLIAGLLTAMSGSMILHASDEKNIPLIHPDHLLRLVLAPEHVRPL, encoded by the coding sequence ATGGCTCCACTCAACGAAGACCAGCTGCATGCCATCCGCGACGAGCGCAGGGAGCAGATCATAGACGCCGCTCTGGGCGTCTTCGCCCGCCGCGGCCCCGTCCTCACCAAGATGAGCATGATCGCGGCGGCCGCCGGCATCAGCCACGGCTTGCTGTACCATTACTTCAAGTCCAAGGATGAGCTGTTCATCGCTCTCGTGCGCGAGGCGATGCTCGGCGCAGGCGGCGGCGTCGAGGAGATGCTGGGCCATCCCGGCACCGTCATCGACAAGCTGCGGCACTTCCTCCATGAAGCGATGAGCGAGGAAGCCCGGCTGTCGTTCCTGCTGATCCATCAGGCGCGGGCATCGGAGGGCGTGCCGGAGGAGGCGCGCGAGATCATCAAGGATTATTCGATGGACTGGTTCGCCTCCAAGCTCAAGCCGCTGTTCTTTGAAGGCCAGCGCACCGGCGAGATCGCCAAGGACGATGCGGACCTGCTGATCGCAGGCTTGCTGACGGCGATGAGCGGCTCGATGATCCTCCATGCAAGCGACGAGAAGAACATTCCGCTGATCCACCCCGACCATCTGCTGCGCCTGGTGCTGGCTCCGGAGCATGTCCGCCCGCTCTGA
- the thiC gene encoding phosphomethylpyrimidine synthase ThiC: MPILTKPLPGSRKAYIEGTTPGVRVPVREIALTDSDVRGRQVPNEPVRVYDSSGPYTDESYVADIRRGLPAQRESWIEERGDTEAYEGREVRPEDNGFLDAEKAAAKGAELFPPTGRQPLRAKPGRNVTQLHYARRGIVTPEMEFIALREGMEPEFVRSEVAAGRAIIPANINHPEIEPMIIGRNFHVKINANIGNSAVASSIEEEVEKMTWATRWGADTIMDLSTGKNIHTTREWIVRNSPVPVGTVPIYQALEKVNGKAEDLSWEVFRDTLIEQAEQGVDYFTIHAGVLLRYVPLTAKRVTGIVSRGGSILAAWCLAHHRENFLYTHFEEICEIMKAYDVSFSLGDGLRPGSIADANDEAQFAELDTLGELTKIAWKHDVQVMIEGPGHVPMHLIKENMDRQLAVCDEAPFYTLGPLTTDIAPGYDHITSAIGAAMIGWFGTAMLCYVTPKEHLGLPNKEDVKEGVITYKIAAHAADLAKGHPRARLRDDALSKARFEFRWRDQFHLSLDPERAMSYHDETLPAEGAKTAHFCSMCGPKFCSMRITQDIRDYAEREGLETTEAIEAGMKEQADAFKAGGGKIYA; encoded by the coding sequence ATGCCCATCTTGACGAAGCCGCTGCCGGGAAGTCGCAAGGCGTACATAGAAGGAACGACGCCGGGCGTGCGCGTGCCGGTGCGCGAGATCGCGCTGACGGACAGCGACGTGCGCGGACGGCAGGTGCCGAACGAGCCGGTGCGCGTATACGATTCCAGCGGGCCGTATACGGACGAGAGCTATGTCGCGGACATCCGGCGCGGTCTGCCCGCCCAGAGAGAGAGCTGGATCGAGGAGCGGGGCGACACGGAAGCCTACGAGGGCCGCGAGGTGCGGCCGGAGGACAACGGCTTCCTCGATGCGGAAAAGGCGGCGGCGAAAGGAGCGGAGCTGTTCCCGCCGACCGGCCGCCAGCCGCTGCGGGCCAAGCCCGGCCGCAACGTGACGCAGCTGCATTACGCGCGGCGCGGCATCGTGACGCCGGAGATGGAATTCATCGCCCTCCGCGAGGGGATGGAGCCGGAGTTCGTGCGCAGCGAGGTGGCCGCCGGCCGCGCGATCATCCCCGCCAACATCAACCACCCGGAGATCGAGCCGATGATTATCGGGCGGAACTTTCATGTGAAGATCAACGCCAACATCGGCAACTCCGCCGTCGCCTCCTCGATCGAGGAGGAGGTCGAGAAGATGACGTGGGCGACGCGCTGGGGCGCGGACACGATCATGGACCTGTCCACCGGCAAGAACATCCACACGACGCGCGAATGGATCGTCCGCAACTCGCCCGTCCCGGTCGGCACGGTGCCGATCTACCAGGCGCTGGAGAAGGTGAACGGCAAGGCGGAGGACCTGAGCTGGGAGGTGTTCCGCGATACGCTCATCGAGCAGGCGGAGCAGGGCGTCGACTATTTCACGATCCATGCGGGCGTGCTGCTGCGCTACGTGCCGCTGACGGCGAAGCGCGTGACGGGCATCGTCAGCCGGGGCGGCTCGATTCTGGCGGCGTGGTGCCTCGCCCATCATCGGGAGAACTTCCTGTACACGCATTTCGAGGAAATCTGCGAGATCATGAAAGCGTACGACGTCAGCTTCTCGCTCGGCGACGGCCTCCGTCCCGGCTCGATCGCCGACGCCAACGACGAGGCGCAGTTCGCGGAGCTGGACACGCTCGGCGAGCTGACGAAGATCGCCTGGAAGCACGACGTGCAGGTGATGATCGAAGGCCCCGGCCACGTGCCGATGCATCTCATCAAGGAGAACATGGACCGCCAGCTCGCGGTGTGCGACGAGGCGCCTTTCTACACGCTCGGTCCGCTGACGACGGACATCGCGCCGGGCTACGACCATATCACGAGCGCGATAGGGGCGGCGATGATCGGCTGGTTCGGGACGGCGATGCTGTGCTACGTGACGCCGAAGGAGCATCTGGGCCTGCCGAACAAGGAGGATGTGAAGGAAGGCGTCATCACCTACAAGATCGCCGCCCATGCGGCCGATCTGGCCAAGGGCCATCCGCGCGCGAGGCTGCGGGACGACGCGCTGTCCAAGGCGCGCTTCGAGTTCCGCTGGCGCGACCAGTTCCATCTGTCGCTCGATCCCGAGCGGGCGATGAGCTATCACGACGAGACGCTGCCTGCCGAGGGGGCGAAGACGGCCCATTTCTGCTCCATGTGCGGGCCGAAGTTCTGCAGCATGCGCATCACGCAGGACATCCGCGACTATGCGGAGCGCGAAGGGCTGGAGACAACGGAGGCGATCGAGGCAGGCATGAAGGAGCAGGCGGACGCGTTCAAGGCGGGCGGCGGCAAGATTTATGCTTGA